The following proteins are encoded in a genomic region of Bacillus sp. FJAT-22090:
- a CDS encoding fatty acid desaturase gives MSREKTLELRKNVKPFENSELKKSVFQLINTIPPFFILWFLAYLSLDVSIWLTVAISVVAAGFVVRIFIIFHDCTHGSFFKNKKANNITGTITGIITLFAYEKWKREHNIHHATSGNLDKRGVGDIWMMTVEEYIEATPMKRLSYRLYRNPIVMFGLGPALLFLVSNRVNRKDARPKERNNTYLINISVVVIYSLMIWLIGWQAFAIIQGTILFVAGSLGIWLFYVQHQFEDSYFEDESEWDYVKAAVDGSSYYKLPKVLQWVTGNIGFHHVHHLSPRVPNYNLEMAHESTPPLQKATTINLRTSLQSIRFRLYDEANKNFVSFKEIKHLLKNPKANVKLHSKNASFDGK, from the coding sequence ATGAGCAGAGAAAAAACGCTTGAGCTACGTAAAAATGTTAAGCCATTTGAAAATTCCGAGTTGAAAAAGAGTGTTTTTCAGCTTATAAATACAATTCCACCATTTTTTATCCTTTGGTTTTTAGCTTACCTAAGCCTAGATGTATCTATTTGGTTGACTGTCGCAATTTCAGTTGTCGCTGCAGGTTTTGTTGTTCGTATTTTCATTATTTTTCATGACTGTACACACGGTTCGTTCTTCAAGAATAAGAAAGCAAACAACATTACTGGTACCATCACTGGAATTATCACTTTATTCGCCTATGAGAAATGGAAACGTGAACACAATATACACCATGCTACAAGTGGAAACTTAGATAAACGCGGTGTCGGAGATATATGGATGATGACAGTTGAAGAATATATAGAAGCAACTCCAATGAAACGACTTTCTTATCGTCTATACCGTAATCCAATCGTAATGTTTGGTCTAGGACCTGCATTATTATTCTTAGTTAGTAATCGAGTTAACCGTAAAGATGCTCGTCCTAAAGAACGTAACAACACATATTTGATCAATATTTCCGTCGTTGTTATTTACTCCCTAATGATTTGGTTAATCGGATGGCAAGCATTTGCAATTATCCAAGGTACGATTCTTTTCGTTGCTGGATCACTTGGAATATGGTTATTCTACGTCCAACATCAATTTGAAGATTCTTATTTTGAAGATGAATCAGAATGGGATTATGTAAAAGCTGCGGTTGATGGAAGCTCTTATTACAAATTACCAAAAGTATTACAATGGGTTACTGGAAATATAGGATTCCATCATGTGCATCATCTAAGCCCTCGTGTTCCTAATTACAATTTAGAGATGGCGCATGAATCGACACCACCTTTACAAAAGGCAACTACGATTAATCTTCGTACGAGCTTACAATCTATTCGCTTCCGACTGTACGATGAAGCAAATAAAAACTTTGTCAGCTTTAAAGAAATTAAACACTTACTAAAGAACCCTAAAGCGAACGTTAAATTACATTCCAAAAATGCAAGCTTCGACGGAAAATAA
- a CDS encoding ABC transporter ATP-binding protein, with protein MNTLLHMQGLTKEYGKEKAVDNVTFSLNKNTSTALIGPNGAGKTTTLSMLAGLLKQTTGSIELDVEIKGDIRHEIGFLPQYPQFYSWLTALEFIEMAAKLSGVDTKIAKAEAEKTLEFVGLGEAKNKKTGTFSGGMKQRLGLAQAIVHKPALLLLDEPVSALDPIGRREIMNLLKELQAKTTILYSTHILNDAEEMTDQLLFLRKGKLVEQGSMEEVRQKYANPQYKIYFTNAEEAAKFIDTSPYPARQDGPTAFIEIGEDTKLQMNEVLRVLGNSHYSLTKVERATASLEEIFLQVVNKG; from the coding sequence ATGAATACACTACTTCATATGCAGGGCTTAACAAAAGAATATGGTAAAGAAAAGGCAGTAGACAATGTTACTTTTTCATTGAATAAAAATACGTCAACTGCTCTAATTGGACCGAATGGTGCTGGGAAAACAACTACTTTATCGATGCTAGCTGGTCTGCTTAAACAAACAACTGGTTCCATTGAATTGGACGTAGAAATAAAGGGAGATATAAGACATGAAATAGGATTTCTTCCTCAATATCCACAGTTTTATTCATGGTTAACAGCACTTGAATTTATAGAGATGGCTGCAAAGTTAAGTGGAGTGGACACAAAGATTGCAAAAGCAGAAGCAGAAAAAACGTTGGAATTCGTCGGTCTAGGTGAGGCTAAAAATAAAAAGACCGGAACGTTTTCCGGTGGGATGAAACAGCGTTTAGGTCTAGCACAAGCAATCGTTCACAAACCTGCGTTGCTTTTACTAGATGAACCAGTTTCTGCATTAGATCCCATAGGAAGACGAGAAATTATGAATCTATTAAAAGAATTACAAGCAAAAACGACTATTCTATATTCCACTCATATCCTAAATGATGCGGAGGAAATGACCGATCAATTATTATTTTTAAGAAAAGGTAAATTAGTGGAGCAAGGTTCTATGGAAGAGGTTCGTCAAAAGTATGCAAATCCTCAGTACAAAATTTATTTCACAAACGCTGAAGAGGCAGCAAAATTTATTGATACTTCACCTTATCCTGCAAGACAGGATGGTCCAACTGCTTTTATTGAAATAGGAGAGGATACTAAACTACAAATGAATGAGGTATTACGTGTACTTGGAAATAGTCATTATAGTTTGACGAAGGTTGAACGAGCAACTGCTAGTTTAGAAGAAATCTTTTTACAGGTGGTGAATAAAGGATGA
- a CDS encoding response regulator transcription factor: protein MIRIVIAEDQRMVLGALGSLLDLEEDMEVVGKANNGEEVLKLIHQLQPDICIMDIEMPVKSGLDAAEELKEENCKVIILTTFARSGYFERARKAGVSGYLLKDSPSEELANSIRTIMDGRRIYAPELVDIAFEEDNPLTERESQVLELIADGKSTKEIAGELYLTTGTVRNYISVILDKLDVGNRIEAISRFKEKGWFK, encoded by the coding sequence ATGATTCGAATTGTAATTGCAGAAGATCAACGAATGGTGCTTGGTGCCCTTGGTTCACTTCTTGATCTAGAAGAAGATATGGAGGTTGTGGGAAAAGCGAATAATGGAGAGGAAGTCCTTAAACTAATCCATCAATTGCAGCCTGATATTTGTATTATGGATATTGAAATGCCAGTTAAAAGTGGATTGGATGCTGCAGAAGAATTAAAAGAGGAAAATTGCAAAGTGATTATTTTAACGACTTTTGCAAGATCTGGTTATTTTGAGCGTGCTCGAAAAGCTGGGGTTAGTGGGTATTTACTTAAAGATAGTCCTAGTGAAGAACTTGCCAATTCTATTCGTACGATTATGGATGGTCGTCGTATATACGCTCCTGAATTAGTAGATATTGCGTTTGAAGAGGATAATCCTTTAACAGAGCGTGAAAGCCAAGTACTTGAATTGATTGCAGATGGGAAAAGTACAAAGGAAATTGCAGGGGAACTATACCTCACTACGGGAACTGTCCGAAACTATATATCTGTTATATTAGATAAATTAGATGTAGGCAACCGGATAGAAGCTATTTCTCGATTTAAGGAGAAGGGTTGGTTTAAATGA
- a CDS encoding sensor histidine kinase encodes MTKWYQVFPKYPWLSIYAWIVFCIFPFFFIFKSSSQLEIIIGLILMLIFFIVYRSSFTSKGILLYICVFVEIAISVSMTFLYGYIYFSIFLSFFIGNIQQKANFFVIYSIHLVAMITAVIIGFFTQMELFLSHMPFLIICLIGVILLPFNTYNRNKREVLEGQLEDAQKRISRYIIIEERERIARDLHDTLGQKLSLIGLKSDLASRLIEKNPEAAKNEINDINQTARSVLKEVRELVTNMRGTKLEEELFRVKQILLAAQIDCKVSGTAELVKTPLLVENVLSMCLKEAVTNVVKHSNATSCSISIKQSAKETLLKIHDNGTGFVVEKDWSKGHGLRGIKERLEFVNGSFDIHTKNGTTLNIRVPNVIQQSRQEE; translated from the coding sequence TTGACAAAATGGTATCAAGTATTCCCTAAATATCCTTGGTTAAGTATTTATGCTTGGATTGTTTTTTGTATTTTTCCTTTCTTCTTTATTTTCAAGTCATCTAGTCAACTTGAAATAATTATTGGTTTAATACTCATGCTAATATTTTTTATTGTTTATCGGTCATCTTTCACATCGAAGGGCATACTTCTCTATATATGCGTATTTGTAGAAATCGCTATAAGCGTCAGTATGACTTTTTTATATGGATATATTTATTTTTCTATCTTTTTATCTTTTTTTATTGGGAATATTCAACAAAAAGCAAACTTTTTTGTCATTTATAGTATTCATTTAGTAGCAATGATCACAGCAGTTATAATTGGTTTCTTTACACAAATGGAGCTCTTCCTTTCGCACATGCCCTTCCTAATCATCTGTTTAATCGGTGTGATTTTATTGCCATTCAATACATACAATCGAAACAAACGCGAAGTATTAGAAGGTCAGCTGGAGGACGCACAAAAACGAATTTCCCGATACATCATTATTGAAGAAAGAGAACGTATCGCTCGGGATTTACATGATACACTCGGACAAAAACTATCACTTATAGGTTTGAAAAGTGATTTAGCGAGCAGGCTAATCGAAAAAAATCCGGAAGCTGCAAAAAATGAAATTAATGATATTAACCAAACTGCCCGCTCAGTGTTAAAGGAAGTACGAGAACTTGTGACAAATATGCGTGGTACAAAACTTGAAGAGGAACTATTTCGCGTGAAGCAAATTTTACTAGCTGCACAGATCGATTGTAAAGTAAGCGGGACAGCAGAACTAGTGAAAACTCCCCTCCTTGTCGAAAACGTACTAAGTATGTGTTTAAAAGAAGCCGTAACGAATGTTGTGAAACATAGTAATGCTACCTCTTGTTCTATATCTATTAAACAATCTGCAAAAGAAACCTTGCTCAAAATTCATGACAATGGCACTGGTTTCGTTGTGGAAAAGGATTGGTCTAAAGGACATGGATTACGAGGCATTAAAGAACGATTAGAATTTGTAAATGGTAGTTTCGACATTCACACGAAAAATGGAACAACTCTTAATATACGTGTGCCAAATGTGATTCAGCAATCGAGACAGGAGGAATAA
- the putP gene encoding sodium/proline symporter PutP, with protein sequence MSSEAYQLTAIIIYMVAMLVIGWYSYKKTTNLTDYMLGGRSLGPAVTALSAGAADMSGWLLMGLPGAIYLSGMGQAWIAIGLTIGAYLNWLFVAPRLRVYTQVSNDSITIPSYLESRLKQSSRLLRIASGLIILLFFTFYVSSGMVSGGVFFESSFGLDYHTGLLIVSGVTVAYTLFGGFLAVSYTDFLQGLLMFLALISVPIVGVFTTGGLGETIESIKAVNPTHLSLFAGTTLVGGISAVAWGLGYFGQPHIIVRFMAISSVKETKQARRIGIGWMILSLGGAIATALVGVAYYQQHPELSLENPETVFIALGQIIFHPFIAGIMLAAILAAVMSTISSQLIVTSSALIEDLYKAVIKTDASDKTYVLYGRLAVLVVSVIALAIGWDQNSTILKLVSFAWAGFGAAFGPVILLTLYWRKITSTGALASMVVGAVTVVIWGTNETLSSALYEIVPGFVLALIVAVIVSLMTYKPNAEIEKEFDETLRLLKRDR encoded by the coding sequence ATGTCATCAGAAGCTTATCAACTTACAGCCATAATTATTTATATGGTAGCAATGCTTGTTATTGGGTGGTATTCTTACAAGAAAACTACCAATTTAACCGATTATATGCTCGGTGGTCGTTCACTCGGTCCAGCTGTAACTGCATTAAGTGCAGGGGCTGCAGATATGTCCGGTTGGTTATTAATGGGATTACCTGGAGCTATTTATCTTTCGGGTATGGGTCAAGCTTGGATTGCAATCGGATTAACGATAGGTGCTTACTTAAACTGGTTATTCGTTGCACCTAGATTACGTGTTTACACACAAGTATCAAATGACTCTATAACAATTCCTAGTTATTTAGAAAGCCGTTTAAAGCAATCTTCACGTTTACTACGTATTGCATCAGGTCTAATTATTTTATTATTTTTCACGTTTTACGTTTCATCAGGAATGGTATCAGGTGGAGTTTTCTTTGAAAGCTCATTTGGTTTAGATTACCACACTGGTCTTCTAATTGTTTCAGGTGTAACAGTTGCCTATACGTTATTCGGTGGCTTCCTGGCAGTTAGTTATACGGATTTCCTTCAAGGTCTTCTAATGTTCTTAGCATTAATTTCTGTACCTATTGTAGGAGTATTTACGACAGGTGGATTAGGAGAAACTATTGAATCTATTAAGGCAGTGAACCCTACTCATCTAAGTCTTTTCGCAGGAACTACTTTAGTAGGTGGAATTTCCGCAGTTGCTTGGGGTCTTGGTTATTTCGGACAACCCCATATTATTGTTCGATTCATGGCAATTAGCTCTGTTAAAGAAACAAAACAAGCACGTCGTATCGGTATTGGATGGATGATTTTAAGCTTAGGTGGAGCCATTGCTACTGCTTTGGTTGGAGTTGCTTACTATCAACAACATCCAGAACTAAGTTTAGAAAATCCTGAAACTGTTTTCATCGCGCTAGGTCAAATTATATTCCATCCATTTATTGCTGGTATTATGCTTGCAGCTATCTTAGCAGCAGTTATGAGTACTATTTCTTCTCAATTAATCGTTACATCGTCTGCATTAATTGAAGATTTATACAAAGCAGTTATTAAAACGGATGCATCAGACAAAACGTATGTATTATATGGACGTTTGGCAGTACTTGTTGTATCTGTTATTGCATTGGCAATTGGATGGGATCAAAATTCAACCATCTTGAAACTTGTTTCATTTGCATGGGCAGGTTTCGGGGCAGCATTTGGTCCAGTTATCCTATTAACTCTTTACTGGAGAAAAATTACTTCAACCGGTGCGTTAGCAAGTATGGTTGTTGGTGCAGTAACTGTAGTAATCTGGGGAACAAATGAGACTCTTTCAAGTGCTTTATATGAAATCGTTCCTGGCTTCGTTTTAGCCTTAATCGTTGCAGTGATAGTAAGCTTAATGACTTACAAACCAAATGCAGAAATTGAAAAAGAGTTTGATGAAACATTGCGTTTACTAAAACGTGACCGTTAA
- a CDS encoding CsbD family protein has product MSGLSDKLKGTVNKVKGETKDQIGNATDDRSLQADGKLDKLKGEAQKTVGEAKDRYDRDRL; this is encoded by the coding sequence ATGAGTGGATTATCTGACAAATTAAAAGGTACTGTGAACAAAGTTAAAGGTGAAACAAAAGATCAAATTGGAAATGCGACAGATGATAGAAGTTTACAAGCTGATGGTAAATTAGACAAACTGAAAGGTGAAGCTCAGAAAACAGTTGGTGAAGCAAAAGATCGTTATGATCGAGATCGCTTATAG
- a CDS encoding exonuclease SbcCD subunit D → MKFFHTADWHLGKLVQGIYMTEEQRFVIHQLIEAIDIEKPDAVIISGDLYDRAVPPMEAVNLLDELLAEIVLKRKTPVLSIAGNHDSPSRLNFGSKLMKDSGLYIVGQLTEELKSVILNDEYGEVHFHLIPYADPSQVRHLFDDDTVTNHQEAMRRIVEEIDKTLDLTKRHVFVGHAFVTARGQQEENTSDSERPLAIGGAEYVDAALFKNFCYTALGHLHQAHYVLNETIQYAGSPLKYSISEEHHKKGYFIVELDQQGKVTLEKRLLVPNRDIRTIEGYMQDILHHPVSQDFVFVKLLDETPILSPMEQIRTVYPNAMHVERKGFKSNTTNEKEQVSRRKTDDFTLFQSFYTEVSGKEPSDETENLFKEILEGLMIEEREGGIKV, encoded by the coding sequence TTGAAATTTTTTCATACAGCAGATTGGCATTTAGGCAAATTAGTGCAAGGTATATATATGACGGAAGAACAACGATTTGTTATACATCAATTGATAGAAGCTATTGATATAGAGAAACCAGACGCTGTAATAATTTCAGGTGATTTATATGATCGGGCGGTTCCTCCTATGGAGGCAGTAAATTTACTAGATGAACTGCTAGCGGAGATAGTTTTAAAACGAAAAACACCTGTATTAAGTATTGCTGGAAATCATGATAGTCCATCTCGTCTAAACTTTGGGAGTAAGCTAATGAAAGATTCGGGATTATATATAGTAGGCCAATTAACTGAAGAACTAAAATCTGTCATTCTGAATGATGAATATGGAGAAGTACATTTTCATCTAATCCCATATGCTGATCCTTCTCAAGTGCGACATTTATTTGATGATGACACGGTAACTAATCATCAGGAAGCTATGAGGAGAATTGTAGAAGAAATCGATAAAACGCTAGATTTAACGAAAAGGCATGTGTTTGTTGGACATGCATTTGTCACTGCACGTGGGCAGCAAGAAGAGAATACGAGTGATTCAGAACGTCCATTGGCAATTGGAGGAGCTGAATATGTGGATGCTGCGCTTTTTAAAAACTTTTGCTACACGGCACTTGGCCATCTTCATCAAGCCCATTATGTATTAAATGAAACAATACAATATGCAGGCTCTCCATTAAAATATTCGATTTCAGAGGAACACCATAAAAAAGGGTATTTTATAGTTGAGTTAGACCAACAAGGTAAGGTTACGTTAGAAAAACGTTTGCTAGTTCCAAATCGTGATATAAGAACAATAGAGGGTTATATGCAAGACATTTTGCATCATCCGGTGAGCCAAGACTTTGTATTTGTAAAATTACTCGATGAAACACCTATTTTATCTCCAATGGAACAGATTAGAACCGTTTATCCAAATGCGATGCATGTTGAAAGAAAAGGTTTTAAGTCAAATACCACGAATGAAAAAGAACAAGTAAGTCGTCGAAAAACAGACGATTTTACTCTGTTTCAATCTTTTTATACCGAAGTAAGTGGAAAAGAGCCATCTGATGAAACAGAAAACTTATTCAAGGAAATATTAGAAGGCTTAATGATAGAGGAACGTGAAGGGGGGATCAAAGTATGA
- a CDS encoding PLDc N-terminal domain-containing protein has product MDFESIPWVLVLPLIILQFILMVVAIIDLIRVTHTNGPKWLWGIIIVFGNIIGSIIYFIVGRRNE; this is encoded by the coding sequence ATGGATTTCGAATCAATACCGTGGGTGCTAGTATTACCACTAATAATTCTCCAGTTTATCTTAATGGTAGTAGCTATTATTGACTTAATACGAGTAACCCATACAAACGGTCCTAAATGGTTATGGGGAATTATTATTGTTTTTGGTAATATCATTGGATCAATTATCTACTTTATCGTTGGGAGAAGAAATGAATGA
- a CDS encoding metallophosphoesterase, with the protein MKKWLVLLLVLVAILYFGNKNIKTTEIVVESDKLPTSFNGLKIVQISDLHDATFGENQTKLVKKVKEAKPDLIFITGDLIDSNRYDLENSLDLVEQIASFAPIYYVTGNHEIATNDMENIKTSLTELGVNVLTNEEETIEKDGEQVRIIGIEDPLNGVLVKEALSKFKQSDTFTLVLSHRPETFEDYVDHNLDIVFSGHAHGGQFRIPWIGGLAAPGQGLFPHFTAGVYEENNTRMIVSRGLGNSVFPVRVFNTPEIISVTLISK; encoded by the coding sequence ATGAAAAAGTGGTTAGTTTTGTTACTAGTATTAGTAGCTATATTATATTTTGGAAATAAAAACATAAAAACTACAGAGATAGTAGTAGAATCAGATAAATTACCTACTTCCTTTAATGGATTAAAGATTGTACAGATTTCGGATCTGCACGATGCAACATTTGGTGAAAATCAAACAAAACTTGTAAAAAAGGTGAAGGAAGCCAAACCAGATTTAATCTTTATAACCGGTGATTTAATAGATAGTAATCGATATGATTTAGAAAATAGTCTTGATTTAGTAGAGCAAATAGCATCTTTTGCACCTATTTATTATGTGACTGGTAATCATGAAATCGCAACGAATGACATGGAGAATATTAAAACCTCTTTGACGGAGCTAGGAGTAAATGTATTAACGAATGAAGAGGAAACAATTGAAAAAGACGGTGAACAAGTTCGAATAATTGGTATTGAAGACCCGTTAAATGGAGTTCTTGTTAAGGAAGCGCTCAGTAAATTTAAACAATCGGATACCTTTACATTAGTTCTTTCTCATCGACCTGAAACGTTTGAAGATTATGTAGATCATAACTTGGATATAGTTTTCTCGGGACATGCGCATGGAGGTCAGTTTCGAATTCCTTGGATAGGTGGTTTAGCAGCACCGGGACAAGGATTGTTCCCACATTTTACAGCCGGAGTATATGAAGAAAATAATACGAGGATGATTGTAAGTAGAGGCCTTGGAAACAGTGTTTTTCCAGTGAGGGTATTTAATACACCAGAGATTATTAGTGTCACATTAATATCGAAATAA
- a CDS encoding RNA polymerase sigma factor — protein MQEDIIREIKKGNREAFRSLYDEYASYAIRTAKAITRNDEHAKDAVQEAFIRVYRNISSYDTALSFNAWFYRILVNECNRLLNKEKKNSPINTALDEHYTQQMEHSKENIADLYEIIQNMSDLYRIPILLKYIKGFSEREIAQILELNQNTVKSRLFNGRNLLKKQLHLTEMEGI, from the coding sequence ATGCAAGAAGATATTATAAGGGAAATAAAAAAAGGAAATAGAGAGGCTTTTCGGAGCTTATATGATGAGTATGCAAGTTATGCTATTCGTACTGCTAAGGCTATTACACGAAATGATGAACATGCAAAAGATGCTGTACAGGAAGCTTTTATTCGTGTTTACCGCAATATATCTTCTTACGATACTGCACTTTCTTTTAATGCTTGGTTCTACCGCATTTTAGTCAATGAATGCAATCGACTTTTAAATAAAGAAAAGAAAAATAGTCCGATCAACACGGCTCTAGATGAGCACTATACACAACAAATGGAACATTCTAAAGAAAATATAGCGGATTTATACGAGATTATACAAAACATGTCGGACTTATACCGAATACCAATATTATTAAAATATATAAAAGGCTTTTCAGAAAGAGAAATTGCCCAAATTTTAGAGTTGAATCAAAACACGGTTAAATCAAGATTATTTAACGGGAGAAACCTATTGAAGAAACAATTACATTTGACTGAAATGGAGGGAATTTGA
- a CDS encoding NAD(P)-dependent oxidoreductase, producing MKIALFGATGRVGGELLSLLLENNHHVTVLVRKPEMLQVHANLTVIKGDARVKSDIEKTLDSVDSVVSALGTDQTTVLTEAVAHIISIMEKQNINRIVTIGTGGILSSRMNPELLRYQSSESKRKSTIAAKEHHKVYDMLKETLLDWTIVCPTYLPTGAATNAYIIERDRLPVGAVQTTTGDTALFTYKELMETNHIGHRVGIMSPE from the coding sequence ATGAAAATAGCATTATTCGGAGCTACTGGGCGTGTAGGCGGAGAACTTCTTTCTTTGTTGCTAGAGAATAATCATCACGTGACAGTTCTTGTAAGAAAACCAGAGATGCTCCAGGTTCATGCTAATTTAACTGTAATAAAAGGCGATGCAAGAGTAAAATCAGATATAGAAAAAACTTTAGATAGCGTTGATTCAGTTGTAAGTGCATTAGGTACTGATCAAACAACTGTATTAACAGAAGCAGTAGCACATATCATTTCTATTATGGAGAAACAAAATATAAATCGAATCGTCACTATTGGTACAGGGGGGATATTATCAAGTAGGATGAACCCTGAATTGTTAAGGTATCAATCTTCAGAATCAAAGAGAAAATCAACTATAGCTGCGAAAGAGCATCATAAAGTGTATGACATGTTAAAAGAAACCTTGTTAGATTGGACGATAGTTTGTCCAACATATTTACCAACTGGTGCAGCTACAAATGCTTATATTATTGAAAGAGATCGATTGCCGGTTGGAGCAGTTCAAACTACAACAGGGGACACAGCTTTATTTACATATAAGGAATTGATGGAAACAAACCATATTGGTCATCGAGTAGGAATTATGAGCCCAGAGTAA
- a CDS encoding GNAT family N-acetyltransferase encodes MELKIRKARKEDAQATVPLIMEAIGDISMQMTGETEETAITKEFVHLFSRTDNRHSYLYTYVAEMEGKVAGALVFYTSEQAVTLDANLEKYLSNKKGTSIKIDRETLPGEWYIDTVVVDPTYRGHGIGTKLLTHAEQLVKNASGGKLSLNVETEKEAAIRLYNRLGFVTVCPWTIIGEPFHHMVKTVDVD; translated from the coding sequence ATGGAATTAAAAATTAGAAAAGCACGGAAAGAAGATGCACAGGCAACCGTTCCACTGATTATGGAAGCAATAGGTGATATCTCCATGCAAATGACCGGAGAAACGGAAGAAACAGCTATCACAAAGGAATTTGTCCATTTATTTTCTCGGACAGACAATCGACATTCCTATTTGTATACGTATGTCGCAGAAATGGAAGGGAAAGTTGCTGGCGCACTTGTCTTTTATACATCAGAGCAAGCAGTTACACTCGATGCAAATTTAGAGAAATATCTTTCCAATAAGAAAGGTACCTCTATCAAAATAGATCGTGAAACACTACCTGGTGAGTGGTATATAGATACGGTTGTAGTTGACCCAACATATCGCGGTCATGGAATTGGAACAAAACTTTTAACACATGCAGAACAATTAGTGAAAAATGCTAGTGGTGGAAAACTCTCCTTGAACGTAGAAACGGAAAAAGAAGCTGCAATCCGCTTGTATAATCGTCTTGGATTTGTTACTGTATGTCCTTGGACAATTATTGGCGAACCTTTTCATCATATGGTGAAAACGGTCGACGTCGATTAA
- a CDS encoding ABC transporter permease: MSNFSVLFQKEWRENVRNFKILWIPLVFILFGISEPLMNYYLPQILNTVGNMPEGAVFQSPQLSPEQIVMSTVSQYQFIGMLVLTLGFAGIIARERKNGSATLLYVRPIAYSSYVFSKLVMMSILVISSVILGLLTNLYYTYVLFGAVDMGSFLGFLGTYIVWILFVIGIVLFSSATFSTGIASTVSLVLVLIVQLIDSLLGAYWTISPWKLPMYAGMVLNGDVDNTPFIWSLIVTFIAIIFLLAGAIYFAKKNASKSKI; the protein is encoded by the coding sequence ATGAGTAACTTTTCGGTTTTATTCCAAAAAGAGTGGCGTGAAAACGTACGTAATTTTAAAATACTTTGGATACCGCTAGTGTTTATATTGTTTGGTATATCTGAGCCACTAATGAATTATTATTTACCTCAAATCTTAAATACAGTTGGGAATATGCCAGAAGGAGCTGTTTTTCAGTCACCTCAATTATCACCAGAGCAAATTGTTATGTCTACTGTAAGCCAGTATCAATTTATTGGAATGCTAGTTTTGACACTTGGTTTTGCAGGTATTATAGCAAGAGAGCGAAAAAACGGGTCTGCAACGCTTTTATATGTTCGTCCGATTGCGTACTCTAGTTATGTGTTTAGTAAATTAGTAATGATGAGCATACTTGTTATTAGTAGTGTGATTCTTGGATTGTTAACGAACTTATATTATACGTATGTACTGTTTGGAGCGGTCGATATGGGTTCATTTTTAGGGTTTCTTGGGACTTATATTGTATGGATTTTGTTCGTAATTGGTATTGTTTTATTTTCAAGTGCAACTTTTTCCACAGGGATCGCTTCTACTGTTTCACTTGTACTTGTATTAATTGTTCAATTAATCGATTCTTTACTTGGAGCTTATTGGACGATTTCACCATGGAAGCTGCCGATGTATGCTGGGATGGTATTAAATGGCGATGTGGATAACACCCCATTTATATGGAGTTTAATTGTTACTTTTATAGCTATCATTTTTCTTTTAGCTGGAGCAATCTATTTTGCGAAAAAGAATGCTTCTAAGTCGAAGATATAA